In Actinomycetes bacterium, one genomic interval encodes:
- a CDS encoding NAD(P)H-hydrate dehydratase, whose translation MRVAHDVDTVVAAEQVLLDALPDGALMQRASTGLATVCADLLPRVYGSRVVLLVGSGNNGGDALHAGAWLAARGARVEALLLADRAHEGGLAALRRAGGRVRPTGDSTATAVPDGTDLIVDGILGIGGRGGLRGAAAELVAALPDDATVVAVDVPSGVDASTGQVEGVAVRADVTVTFGSLKPGLVVDPGAGLAGAVELVDIGLDLPPADVELLQAEDVRHLLPRPSRESDKYRRGVVGVAAGSAQYTGAAVLCTGGAVRGGAGMVRYVGADEPAGLVRGAWPEVVVGAGRVQAWTVGSGGGGDAGDRLADALGDGVPVVVDADAIAAVPELVRHDDAPLLLTPHAGELARLVGADRDDVEARRLHHARAAARELDAVVLLKGSTTVVARPDGRVRVNPTGTAALATAGSGDVLAGLAGALLAGGLDPFDAGSVAAWVHGLAGRLAHDGGAPVSATDVLAALPAALGRLAR comes from the coding sequence GTGCGCGTCGCCCACGACGTCGACACGGTCGTCGCCGCCGAGCAGGTGCTGCTCGACGCCCTGCCCGACGGCGCGCTCATGCAGCGCGCGTCGACCGGGCTCGCCACCGTCTGCGCGGACCTGCTGCCCCGCGTCTACGGCTCGCGGGTCGTGCTGCTCGTCGGCAGCGGCAACAACGGCGGCGACGCGCTGCACGCCGGGGCCTGGCTGGCCGCGCGCGGAGCCCGGGTCGAGGCGCTGCTCCTCGCCGACCGTGCGCACGAGGGCGGCCTGGCCGCGCTGCGCCGGGCGGGCGGTCGGGTGCGGCCGACCGGGGACTCGACAGCGACCGCAGTCCCCGACGGCACGGACCTGATCGTCGACGGCATCCTCGGCATCGGTGGCCGCGGCGGCCTGCGCGGAGCGGCGGCCGAGCTGGTCGCCGCGCTGCCCGACGACGCCACCGTGGTCGCGGTCGACGTCCCGAGCGGGGTCGACGCGTCGACCGGCCAGGTCGAGGGCGTCGCCGTCCGCGCGGACGTCACCGTCACGTTCGGCAGCCTCAAGCCTGGCCTGGTCGTCGACCCGGGCGCCGGGCTGGCCGGCGCGGTCGAACTGGTCGACATCGGGCTGGACCTCCCGCCGGCCGACGTCGAGCTGCTGCAGGCCGAGGACGTCCGGCACCTCCTGCCGAGACCGTCGCGCGAGTCGGACAAGTACCGCCGCGGCGTCGTCGGCGTCGCGGCCGGCTCGGCGCAGTACACCGGTGCCGCCGTCCTGTGCACCGGCGGCGCCGTCCGGGGCGGTGCCGGCATGGTGCGGTACGTCGGGGCGGACGAGCCGGCCGGGCTGGTGCGCGGGGCCTGGCCGGAGGTCGTCGTCGGCGCCGGCCGGGTGCAGGCATGGACCGTGGGGTCCGGCGGCGGCGGGGACGCCGGCGACCGGCTGGCCGATGCGCTCGGCGACGGCGTGCCGGTGGTCGTGGACGCCGACGCGATCGCCGCCGTGCCCGAGCTGGTGCGCCACGACGACGCACCCCTCCTGCTGACGCCGCACGCCGGCGAGCTGGCCCGGCTGGTCGGCGCGGACCGCGACGACGTCGAGGCGCGGCGGCTGCACCACGCCCGGGCGGCCGCCCGCGAGCTCGACGCCGTCGTCCTGCTCAAGGGCTCGACCACCGTCGTCGCCCGGCCAGACGGCCGGGTGCGGGTCAACCCGACCGGCACCGCGGCACTCGCGACCGCCGGCTCCGGGGACGTCCTCGCCGGGCTCGCCGGTGCGCTGCTGGCCGGCGGCCTCGACCCCTTCGACGCCGGGTCGGTCGCCGCGTGGGTGCACGGCCTGGCCGGCCGGCTGGCCCACGACGGCGGCGCGCCGGTCTCGGCGACCGACGTGCTCGCGGCCCTGCCGGCCGCGCTTGGCAGACTGGCCCGGTGA